One genomic segment of Pseudonocardia sp. T1-2H includes these proteins:
- a CDS encoding alpha/beta hydrolase, which produces MPKLSRRCGARSVRAVVLVLPGGEAESRRRHLWSAEAFLWPLAARFVGRGRRHGLAVHVLRYRYRGWNGERADPVADARWALAEVRRRYGPVPVGLVGHSLGGRVAVHVAGDARVAGVVLLAPWLEEADPVGQLTGRAVLVVHGVRDRHTDPVMSYRFAVRARRVGARIGRVELPRAGHLLLRQWRAWTVRVTDFVDASLIAGRFDSSMRGAIGAVGSGGLRVHLPRRRWRRRCGSSRS; this is translated from the coding sequence GTGCCGAAGCTCAGCCGCCGCTGCGGGGCGCGCTCGGTGCGTGCGGTCGTGCTGGTCCTGCCCGGCGGGGAGGCCGAGAGCCGGCGGCGGCACCTGTGGTCGGCCGAGGCGTTCCTCTGGCCTCTGGCGGCCCGGTTCGTGGGGCGGGGGCGGCGGCACGGCCTCGCCGTGCACGTGCTGCGCTACCGCTACCGGGGGTGGAACGGCGAGCGCGCCGACCCGGTGGCCGATGCGCGGTGGGCGCTGGCCGAGGTGCGGCGGCGGTACGGGCCCGTTCCCGTCGGGCTGGTCGGCCATTCGCTCGGCGGCCGGGTGGCGGTCCACGTTGCCGGTGATGCGCGGGTGGCCGGTGTCGTACTCCTTGCTCCCTGGTTGGAGGAGGCGGATCCCGTGGGGCAGCTGACGGGCCGGGCGGTACTCGTCGTCCACGGCGTTCGCGACCGGCACACCGATCCGGTGATGTCCTACCGGTTCGCGGTGCGCGCGCGCCGGGTCGGTGCCCGGATCGGCCGTGTCGAGCTGCCCCGTGCCGGCCATCTGTTGCTGCGGCAGTGGCGGGCGTGGACGGTGCGGGTCACCGATTTCGTCGACGCGTCCCTGATCGCCGGCCGGTTCGACTCGTCGATGCGCGGCGCCATCGGGGCCGTGGGCAGCGGGGGCTTGCGCGTGCACCTACCGCGCCGGCGGTGGCGTCGGCGGTGTGGATCGAGCCGTTCGTGA
- a CDS encoding leucyl aminopeptidase, which yields MDQNLFNDICLQQLTLSGVHEGETVAVLTRGAERGEYADAFLWAVQKLGAQGFHLRLPAPASASGGWAVGDSGLAGNRLAVEALKSVDMVVDCTFLLFSPEQFEIQAAGTRILTAVEPAPLLARLMPTRALRERVEIGAELLAKAQTMRITSPHGTDVTYRLGVYPTLSEYGYTDQPGRWDHWPAAFVFTGGADDGVDGKIVLAPGDVLLPFNTYVQTPVEITIEQGFIRDIRGGAGSSGLDADLLRSYIESFDDPRGYGMSHVGWGLDERAHWHGLTQFGGGMGMELRSFYGNVMFSIGPNNELGGPNDTACHFDIPMRGNSLYLDDELIVDAGELTVPEMKPVEKR from the coding sequence ATGGACCAGAACCTGTTCAACGACATCTGCCTGCAGCAGCTGACCCTTTCCGGGGTGCACGAGGGCGAGACGGTGGCGGTGCTGACCCGCGGCGCGGAGCGCGGGGAGTATGCCGATGCGTTCCTGTGGGCGGTCCAGAAGCTGGGGGCGCAGGGTTTCCACCTGCGGTTGCCGGCGCCGGCGAGCGCGTCGGGGGGGTGGGCGGTGGGTGACTCGGGGTTGGCGGGGAACCGGCTGGCGGTGGAGGCGCTCAAGAGTGTGGACATGGTGGTGGACTGCACGTTCCTGTTGTTCTCCCCGGAGCAGTTCGAGATCCAGGCCGCCGGGACGCGGATCCTGACCGCGGTGGAGCCGGCGCCGTTGTTGGCCCGGTTGATGCCGACCCGGGCGTTGCGGGAGCGGGTGGAGATCGGGGCGGAGTTGCTGGCGAAGGCGCAGACGATGCGGATCACCAGCCCGCACGGCACCGATGTCACCTACCGGTTGGGGGTGTATCCGACGCTGTCGGAGTACGGCTACACCGATCAGCCGGGGCGGTGGGATCACTGGCCGGCGGCGTTCGTGTTCACCGGTGGCGCGGACGACGGGGTGGACGGGAAGATCGTCCTTGCGCCGGGGGATGTGTTGTTGCCGTTCAACACCTATGTGCAGACCCCGGTGGAGATCACCATCGAGCAGGGGTTCATCCGGGATATCCGTGGGGGTGCGGGTTCCAGCGGGTTGGATGCGGATCTGCTGCGTTCCTACATCGAGTCCTTCGACGATCCGCGTGGGTACGGGATGTCGCATGTCGGGTGGGGTCTGGATGAGCGGGCGCACTGGCATGGGTTGACCCAGTTCGGTGGTGGGATGGGGATGGAGTTGCGCAGTTTCTACGGCAACGTGATGTTCTCGATCGGGCCGAACAACGAGCTGGGTGGGCCGAATGACACCGCGTGTCATTTCGACATCCCGATGCGGGGCAACAGCCTCTACCTCGATGACGAGCTGATCGTCGACGCCGGCGAGCTCACCGTCCCCGAGATGAAGCCGGTGGAGAAGCGCTGA
- a CDS encoding maleate cis-trans isomerase family protein, producing the protein MHDHHIGMIVPSSNLTMETELPRMLRAREEADPENRFVFHAARARMQHVTPEQLRAMNAQAERAATELADARPDVVATACLVAIMAQGPGYHCTAEDAITAALRAEGAQAPVISSAGALLDGIAALDAKRVAIITPYMKPLTQAVVEYLTDAGVEVVDSLSLEVPDNLAVARLDPADLRKHYQQLDLARADALVLSACVQMPSLPSIQPVEDEVGIPVLSAATATTYRILQELGLPPVVPNAGRLLAG; encoded by the coding sequence ATGCACGACCACCACATCGGCATGATCGTGCCGAGCTCGAACCTCACGATGGAGACCGAGCTCCCACGGATGCTGCGCGCCCGCGAGGAGGCCGATCCGGAGAACCGGTTCGTGTTCCACGCCGCGCGGGCCCGGATGCAGCACGTGACCCCGGAGCAGTTGCGTGCCATGAACGCGCAGGCCGAGCGGGCGGCGACCGAGCTGGCCGACGCCCGCCCGGACGTCGTCGCCACGGCCTGCCTGGTGGCGATCATGGCCCAGGGTCCCGGCTACCACTGCACCGCGGAGGACGCGATCACCGCGGCGCTGCGGGCGGAGGGCGCGCAGGCGCCCGTGATCTCCTCTGCGGGCGCCCTGCTCGACGGCATCGCCGCGCTGGACGCGAAGCGGGTCGCGATCATCACCCCCTACATGAAGCCGCTGACCCAGGCGGTGGTCGAGTACCTGACCGACGCCGGCGTCGAGGTCGTGGACTCGCTGTCGCTGGAGGTGCCGGACAACCTCGCCGTCGCCCGCCTCGACCCCGCCGACCTGCGGAAGCACTACCAGCAGCTGGACCTCGCCCGCGCCGACGCCCTGGTGCTCAGCGCGTGCGTGCAGATGCCCTCGCTGCCGTCGATCCAGCCGGTCGAGGACGAGGTGGGCATCCCGGTGCTCTCCGCGGCCACCGCCACGACTTACCGGATCCTGCAGGAGCTGGGCCTCCCGCCGGTCGTTCCGAACGCGGGACGGCTGCTCGCCGGCTGA
- a CDS encoding flavin-containing monooxygenase yields MSTPTSDELDVLVVGAGFAGLYQLDRLRNLGYSVTVFEAGSDLGGVWYWNCYPGARVDTWAPLYQFSREDLWRDFDFTELYPGWDEVRRYFRHVDRKLDLSKDIRFSTRVIGAEFDEERRQWEVRARDERTGETSSVRARYLVLCTGFGSKPYVPDIPGLDTFAGECHHTARWPQGGLDVTGKRVGVIGTGASGVQVIQESAPDAAHLTVFQRTPNLALPMRQQQLDAAANRAMKESYPERFAMRATTFAGFDYDFQDKGALEVSDEERTAVYEKLWETGGFVSWLGTFNDIFFDAEANATAYAFWRDKVRARITDPATAEKLAPTVAQHPFGVKRLSRAALLRGLQPGQRGPGRPPGHADRASDGDRGGDRGRPRARARRARPGHRLRRGHRRDHGHRHPQHEGRVVRRRLRGRDTHPPRDGDGGLPEPALRVRAAEPLGLLQRSYLRGAAGRLGRPMPGTHAGERVDPDRGDPGSRGGVG; encoded by the coding sequence ATGAGCACACCCACCAGCGACGAGCTCGACGTCCTCGTCGTCGGGGCCGGGTTCGCCGGCCTCTACCAGCTCGACCGGCTACGCAACCTCGGCTACTCCGTCACCGTCTTCGAGGCCGGCTCGGACCTCGGCGGGGTCTGGTACTGGAACTGCTATCCGGGCGCCCGCGTCGACACGTGGGCCCCGCTCTACCAGTTCTCCCGCGAGGACCTCTGGCGTGACTTCGACTTCACCGAGCTCTACCCCGGCTGGGACGAGGTCCGCCGGTACTTCCGGCACGTGGACCGCAAGCTGGACCTCAGCAAGGACATCCGATTCAGCACCCGCGTCATCGGTGCCGAGTTCGACGAGGAACGCCGGCAGTGGGAGGTGCGTGCCCGCGACGAGCGCACCGGCGAGACCTCGTCGGTGCGGGCCCGCTACCTCGTGCTCTGCACCGGGTTCGGGTCGAAGCCCTACGTGCCCGACATCCCCGGCCTCGACACCTTCGCCGGCGAGTGCCACCACACCGCCCGGTGGCCACAGGGCGGCCTCGACGTCACCGGCAAGCGCGTCGGGGTGATCGGCACCGGTGCGAGCGGGGTGCAGGTGATCCAGGAGTCCGCGCCCGACGCCGCCCACCTGACGGTGTTCCAGCGCACCCCGAACCTGGCCCTGCCGATGCGTCAGCAGCAGCTCGACGCGGCGGCCAACCGGGCCATGAAGGAGAGCTATCCGGAGCGGTTCGCGATGCGCGCGACGACCTTCGCCGGGTTCGACTACGACTTCCAGGACAAGGGCGCCCTGGAGGTCTCGGACGAGGAGCGCACCGCGGTCTACGAGAAGCTGTGGGAGACCGGCGGCTTCGTGTCCTGGCTCGGGACGTTCAACGACATCTTCTTCGACGCCGAGGCCAACGCGACCGCCTACGCGTTCTGGCGGGACAAGGTGCGGGCGCGCATCACCGACCCGGCCACGGCCGAGAAGCTGGCCCCGACGGTGGCGCAGCACCCCTTCGGGGTCAAGCGCCTCTCTCGAGCAGCGCTACTACGAGGTCTACAACCAGGACAACGTGGACCTGGTCGACCTCCAGGACACGCCGATCGAGCGAGTGACGGCGACCGGGGTGGTGACCGCGGACGGCCGCGAGCACGCGCTCGACGTGCTCGTCCTGGCCACCGGCTTCGACGCGGTCACCGGCGGGATCACGGCCATCGACATCCGCAGCACGAAGGGCGAGTCGTTCGCCGACGTCTTCGCGGCCGGGACACGCACCCACCTCGGGACGGCGACGGCGGGCTTCCCGAACCTGCTCTACGTGTACGGGCCGCAGAGCCCCTCGGCCTTCTGCAACGGTCCTACCTGCGCGGAGCTGCAGGGCGACTGGGTCGTCCAATGCCTGGAACACATGCGGGAGAACGGGTTGACCCGGATCGAGGCGACCCCGGAAGCCGAGGAGGCGTGGGGTGA
- a CDS encoding (2Fe-2S)-binding protein: MIQLIELTVNGERHDLAIEPRRTLVDVLRHDLGLTGTHVGCEHGICGACTVLVDGAPARACLLFAAQVEGSEIRTVESLAEPDGTLNDLQQCFSEHHGLQCGFCTPGMLMLAEGYLAEEPEATKEEIREVVASNLCRCTGYQTIVEAIDDCASRRRAAFQDQLDRSTA; the protein is encoded by the coding sequence ATGATCCAGCTGATCGAGCTGACCGTGAACGGCGAGCGGCACGATCTCGCGATCGAGCCCCGCCGCACGCTCGTGGACGTGCTGCGCCACGACCTGGGCCTGACCGGCACGCACGTCGGGTGCGAGCACGGGATCTGCGGCGCCTGCACCGTGCTCGTCGACGGCGCACCGGCCCGGGCCTGCCTGCTGTTCGCCGCGCAGGTCGAGGGCTCGGAGATCCGGACGGTGGAGTCGCTCGCGGAGCCGGACGGGACGTTGAACGACCTCCAACAGTGCTTCTCCGAGCACCACGGGCTGCAGTGCGGCTTCTGCACGCCCGGGATGCTCATGCTCGCCGAGGGCTACCTCGCCGAGGAGCCGGAGGCCACGAAGGAGGAGATCCGCGAGGTCGTGGCCTCCAACCTGTGCCGCTGCACCGGATATCAGACCATCGTCGAGGCGATCGACGACTGCGCCTCGCGCCGGCGCGCCGCCTTCCAGGACCAGCTCGACAGGAGCACCGCATGA
- a CDS encoding xanthine dehydrogenase family protein molybdopterin-binding subunit: protein MAEPPRRTPHLRRDGTWVGASVPRREDPRLLAGRGRFVDDIVLPGMLHAQFVRSTEAHAEIVSVDLSEVRAVPGVVAAYSATDLHLRDVTALLDRPPHEFVPTAMPVLARDRVRYVGEPVAIVVARDPYAVEDGVEAAIVEYAPLQPVVSDTAALAEGAPLVHAEAPRNTLVDVSLFATEGIDTIFDEAHTVVEVHTKTGRQNALPLETRGVVADWDDRDEQLRVQTCSQVPHQVRTVLAQCVGLDEKQVRVTVPDMGGGFGQKCVVGREEIAAAAVALRLRKPVKWIEDRRDALTAAFLAREQRYAVRAAFSAEGEFLALDADVVCDMGAYSCYPFTAGIEPLMASAEMPGVYKLPAYRVRGRAVTTNKAPTAPYRGVSRPQYVMVVERVFEKAARALGIDAVELRRRNVITVFPYKGVNNITYDPGSYLESLDLCEQTLRDEGWFSRRSEENRVIGIGFSCFSERTGYGSGAFAQRRMQVVPGFDISEIRMDLDGTVSVTTGTLSHGQSHETTMAQIVADRLGLPYDRVKIVQGDTDRITYGWGSFASRSITIGGSAVAAASVKLGDQLREIAAHLLEADVDSAELDGAGGVRVGDRSLSFADIADVAYLKAHLLPKGVGPGLSATASFDVGGDGTFSNATHGVVVELDPGTGGVEILRYVCVEDCGVAIHPQVVEGQARGGIAQGIAGALFEQVTYDDAGQPLAPSFMEYKVPTAAEIPDVRIEHLETPCAFTESGAKGAGEGGTIGAPAAVLNAVNDALRHTGVELDDTPVPREAIFRALEKA, encoded by the coding sequence GTGGCTGAGCCACCCCGGCGAACCCCCCACCTCCGGCGCGACGGCACCTGGGTCGGGGCGTCGGTCCCGCGCCGCGAGGACCCGCGGCTGCTGGCCGGTCGCGGCCGGTTCGTCGACGACATCGTCCTTCCCGGGATGCTGCACGCCCAGTTCGTGCGCAGCACCGAGGCGCACGCGGAGATCGTGTCCGTCGACCTCTCCGAGGTCCGGGCCGTGCCGGGCGTGGTGGCCGCCTACAGCGCCACCGATCTGCACCTGCGCGATGTCACCGCGCTGCTCGACCGCCCGCCGCACGAGTTCGTGCCCACCGCGATGCCGGTGCTGGCCCGCGACCGGGTGCGCTACGTCGGCGAGCCGGTGGCGATCGTCGTCGCCCGCGATCCCTACGCCGTGGAGGACGGGGTCGAGGCCGCGATCGTGGAGTATGCGCCGCTGCAGCCCGTCGTCTCGGACACCGCGGCGCTCGCCGAGGGCGCTCCCCTGGTGCACGCCGAGGCCCCGCGGAACACGCTGGTCGACGTCTCGCTGTTCGCCACCGAAGGCATCGACACGATCTTCGACGAGGCCCACACGGTCGTCGAGGTGCATACCAAGACGGGACGGCAGAACGCGCTCCCGCTGGAGACCCGCGGCGTCGTCGCCGACTGGGACGACCGGGACGAGCAGCTGCGCGTGCAGACCTGTTCCCAGGTCCCGCACCAGGTCCGGACCGTGCTGGCGCAGTGCGTCGGGCTGGACGAGAAGCAGGTCCGGGTCACCGTGCCGGACATGGGCGGCGGGTTCGGGCAGAAGTGCGTGGTCGGGCGCGAGGAGATCGCCGCGGCCGCGGTCGCGCTGCGGCTCCGCAAGCCCGTGAAGTGGATCGAGGACCGGCGCGACGCGCTGACCGCGGCCTTCCTCGCCCGCGAGCAGCGCTACGCCGTCAGGGCCGCCTTCTCCGCCGAGGGGGAGTTCCTGGCGCTCGACGCCGACGTCGTCTGCGACATGGGCGCCTACTCCTGCTACCCGTTCACGGCCGGGATCGAGCCGTTGATGGCCTCGGCCGAGATGCCGGGCGTCTACAAGCTCCCCGCGTACCGGGTGCGCGGGCGGGCGGTCACCACGAACAAGGCGCCGACCGCGCCGTACCGCGGGGTGAGCCGGCCGCAGTACGTGATGGTCGTCGAGCGGGTCTTCGAGAAGGCCGCCCGCGCGCTCGGGATCGACGCCGTGGAGCTGCGGCGCCGCAACGTGATCACCGTGTTCCCCTACAAGGGCGTCAACAACATCACCTACGACCCGGGGTCCTACCTGGAGTCGCTCGACCTGTGCGAGCAGACCCTGCGCGACGAGGGCTGGTTCTCTCGTCGCTCCGAGGAGAATCGGGTGATCGGCATCGGCTTCTCCTGCTTCTCGGAGCGCACCGGCTACGGCTCGGGGGCGTTCGCGCAGCGGAGGATGCAGGTCGTGCCCGGCTTCGACATCTCCGAGATCCGGATGGACCTCGACGGCACGGTCTCGGTGACCACCGGCACGCTCTCCCACGGGCAGAGCCACGAGACGACGATGGCGCAGATCGTCGCGGACCGGCTGGGACTCCCGTACGACCGGGTCAAGATCGTGCAGGGCGACACGGACCGGATCACCTACGGCTGGGGCTCGTTCGCCTCGCGCTCGATCACCATCGGCGGCAGCGCGGTGGCGGCGGCATCGGTGAAGCTCGGCGACCAGCTGCGGGAGATCGCGGCGCACCTCCTGGAGGCCGACGTCGACTCGGCCGAGCTCGACGGGGCGGGCGGCGTCCGCGTCGGCGACCGGTCGCTGTCCTTCGCCGACATCGCCGACGTCGCCTACCTGAAGGCGCACCTGCTGCCCAAGGGTGTCGGGCCGGGCCTCTCGGCCACCGCGAGCTTCGACGTCGGCGGCGACGGGACCTTCTCCAACGCCACCCACGGCGTGGTCGTCGAGCTGGATCCGGGCACGGGCGGCGTCGAGATCCTTCGGTACGTCTGCGTCGAGGACTGCGGCGTGGCGATCCACCCGCAGGTCGTCGAGGGGCAGGCCCGCGGCGGGATCGCGCAGGGCATCGCCGGGGCGCTGTTCGAGCAGGTCACCTACGACGACGCCGGCCAGCCGCTCGCGCCGAGCTTCATGGAGTACAAGGTCCCGACGGCCGCGGAGATCCCGGACGTCCGGATCGAGCACCTCGAGACGCCCTGCGCGTTCACCGAGAGCGGCGCCAAGGGCGCCGGCGAGGGCGGCACGATCGGGGCGCCCGCCGCGGTCCTCAACGCGGTGAACGACGCGTTGCGGCACACCGGGGTCGAGCTCGACGACACCCCGGTCCCGCGGGAAGCGATCTTCAGGGCATTGGAGAAGGCATGA
- a CDS encoding sigma-54-dependent Fis family transcriptional regulator: protein MAEMLERQLAHERERFLSSGEGPARVRAEVVSSWRRCLSWSVPVDGLVPPYRPEVDRESPLLRAARPVLDSVVERLGDLQVSFLLSDAEGRILDRLAKETALVRLLDARNVGPGFVFGEDATGTNGVGTAIELGRTTRIDGYEHYSSDLVAFTCVGVPIIDPLRQRCVGVLDVTCAADRDNRLVTLVAEQTARAIESRLLEQQSRRERALLAQFLQASRPGHGGVVVINERVVIANPRAARLLEGVDQAILWDDAARAGDGPVWGELALTDGRVACTRTTPLHDGGELVGALIELRPSAYERDPLPGRPSADDDTLHRLRRTLVGRDPVFAEVLQRAGAVAPGSVLVLCGEPGTGKRALAVAAGRARHGADPHEADAAAAVQDGEASWLAGLGSVLGGRPGAIVIRHVELLSATAMRTLAALLATAGGRGWWCAVTATGPDAPLLPGVEQETAWMPPLRDRRGDLAALVAAFAAPAAVAPEVVQLLARLSWPGNVRDLRAAVSRIVAAAPDGPRIGLAAVPNDLRRAATRATLTRFERAEVHAILEALAETRGNKKEAASLLGISRTTLYRKLQTAGVDLENTVY, encoded by the coding sequence ATGGCAGAGATGCTCGAGCGACAGCTCGCTCATGAACGGGAGCGCTTTCTCAGCTCCGGCGAGGGACCCGCGCGGGTCCGTGCCGAGGTGGTCTCGTCGTGGCGCCGGTGCCTCAGCTGGTCGGTGCCCGTGGACGGTCTGGTCCCTCCGTACCGCCCCGAGGTCGACCGCGAGTCGCCGCTGCTGCGCGCGGCGAGGCCCGTCCTCGACTCCGTTGTCGAGCGCCTCGGCGACCTGCAGGTCAGCTTCCTGCTCAGCGACGCCGAGGGCCGCATCCTCGACCGGCTGGCCAAGGAGACGGCGCTGGTGCGGCTGCTCGATGCCCGCAACGTCGGGCCCGGGTTCGTGTTCGGGGAGGACGCGACCGGCACGAACGGCGTCGGTACTGCCATCGAGCTGGGCCGCACCACGCGGATCGACGGCTACGAGCACTACTCGTCCGACCTGGTCGCGTTCACCTGCGTGGGAGTGCCGATCATCGATCCGCTGCGTCAGCGCTGCGTCGGCGTGCTCGACGTCACCTGCGCGGCGGATCGGGACAACCGGTTGGTCACCCTCGTCGCCGAGCAGACGGCACGCGCCATCGAGAGCAGGCTGCTCGAGCAGCAGTCCCGCCGGGAACGCGCGCTCCTGGCGCAGTTCCTCCAGGCGAGCAGACCGGGTCACGGGGGCGTCGTCGTGATCAACGAGCGCGTCGTCATCGCCAACCCACGCGCCGCCCGCCTCCTCGAAGGCGTGGACCAGGCGATCCTCTGGGACGACGCGGCTCGCGCGGGCGACGGACCCGTGTGGGGCGAGCTGGCACTCACCGACGGCAGGGTGGCGTGCACGCGCACCACCCCGCTGCACGACGGCGGTGAGCTGGTCGGCGCGTTGATCGAGCTCCGTCCCTCGGCCTACGAGCGGGACCCGCTGCCGGGCAGGCCCTCCGCCGACGACGACACGCTGCACCGGCTGCGGCGCACCCTCGTCGGTCGCGATCCGGTGTTCGCCGAGGTGCTGCAGAGAGCGGGCGCCGTCGCGCCGGGCAGCGTCCTCGTGCTCTGCGGTGAACCGGGCACGGGCAAGCGGGCCCTTGCCGTGGCGGCCGGCCGCGCCCGGCACGGTGCCGACCCGCACGAGGCCGACGCGGCCGCGGCGGTACAGGACGGGGAGGCGTCGTGGCTGGCGGGGCTGGGCTCCGTGCTCGGCGGCCGGCCCGGGGCGATCGTCATCAGGCACGTCGAGTTGTTGTCGGCGACCGCGATGCGCACCCTCGCCGCCCTGCTGGCCACTGCCGGCGGCCGGGGATGGTGGTGCGCGGTCACAGCGACCGGGCCGGACGCGCCGCTGCTCCCCGGCGTCGAGCAGGAGACGGCGTGGATGCCCCCGCTGCGGGACCGGCGCGGGGACCTCGCCGCCCTCGTCGCCGCGTTCGCTGCACCGGCCGCCGTGGCGCCCGAGGTCGTGCAGCTGCTGGCCCGGCTGTCCTGGCCGGGCAACGTCCGCGACCTCCGGGCAGCGGTGTCCCGGATCGTGGCCGCTGCCCCCGACGGCCCGCGTATCGGTCTCGCCGCCGTACCCAACGACCTGCGCCGCGCCGCGACCCGAGCCACTCTGACCCGGTTCGAGCGCGCCGAGGTGCACGCGATCCTGGAGGCGCTGGCGGAGACCCGGGGCAACAAGAAGGAGGCCGCCAGCCTGCTCGGCATCTCCAGGACGACGCTCTACCGCAAGCTGCAGACCGCGGGCGTCGACCTGGAGAACACGGTCTACTGA
- a CDS encoding isochorismatase family protein, translating into MSLHGSETDATYDRAGFGSPVRRGERPAIVVVDLTKGFTDPAYPTGADLTEVVAATSQLVAAAGPAGVPVVYTTIGYTRAELDTVVWLDKAPGMRALAIGSEAVEIDDRLPFTDADHLIVKKGASGFFGTGLASLLASTGADTVIVCGATTSGCVRATVVDALQCGYPVLVPRECVGDRADGPAEANLFDIQAKYGDVISLADAIAYVGGVK; encoded by the coding sequence ATGAGCCTGCACGGATCCGAGACCGATGCGACCTACGACCGGGCGGGCTTCGGCTCGCCGGTTCGGCGCGGGGAGCGCCCGGCCATCGTGGTCGTCGACCTGACGAAGGGGTTCACCGACCCCGCCTACCCGACCGGCGCGGACCTGACCGAGGTCGTCGCGGCGACGTCGCAGCTGGTCGCGGCCGCGGGCCCGGCCGGCGTGCCGGTCGTCTACACGACGATCGGGTACACCCGCGCCGAGCTGGACACCGTGGTCTGGCTGGACAAGGCACCCGGGATGCGGGCGCTCGCGATCGGGTCCGAGGCCGTCGAGATCGACGACCGGCTGCCGTTCACCGACGCCGACCACCTGATCGTGAAGAAGGGCGCCTCGGGGTTCTTCGGGACCGGGCTGGCTTCGCTGCTCGCGTCGACGGGGGCGGACACGGTGATCGTCTGCGGGGCCACCACCAGCGGGTGCGTGCGCGCCACCGTGGTCGACGCGCTGCAGTGCGGCTATCCCGTGCTCGTCCCGCGGGAGTGCGTGGGCGACCGGGCCGACGGGCCGGCCGAGGCGAACCTGTTCGACATCCAGGCCAAGTACGGGGACGTGATCTCACTGGCCGACGCGATCGCCTACGTGGGGGGCGTCAAATGA
- a CDS encoding alpha/beta fold hydrolase, giving the protein MSTRCVRQDALADLADIPATSRWVRNGDVRLHVLDYGGSGVPLVVLPGITSPAITMDFVARELRDLVRPVVVDVRGRGLSDSGETYSLQDYASDTLAVLDGLPGIGTDPLLLGHSMGARIAAVAATLRPLRGTVLVDPPMSGPGRGPYPTTLAAFLGQLAEAQRGTDADEVARAWPRWPRREQELRARWLSSCDPEAIRATHEGFEAEDFFDTWPSVPTPATLLYGADSPVVTVEGAEEAAKTNPGASMTEIPDAGHMVFWDNPPAALSLLRECLGAMT; this is encoded by the coding sequence ATGAGCACCCGCTGCGTCCGGCAGGACGCGCTCGCCGACCTGGCCGACATCCCCGCCACGTCGCGGTGGGTGCGGAACGGGGACGTGCGCCTGCACGTCCTCGACTACGGCGGCTCGGGCGTGCCGCTGGTCGTCCTGCCCGGGATCACCAGCCCGGCGATCACGATGGACTTCGTGGCCCGCGAGCTGCGGGACCTGGTGCGGCCCGTCGTCGTCGACGTCCGGGGGCGCGGGCTGTCGGACTCCGGCGAGACCTACTCCCTGCAGGACTACGCCTCCGACACGCTCGCGGTTCTCGACGGGCTCCCCGGGATCGGCACGGACCCGCTCCTGCTCGGGCACTCGATGGGGGCGCGGATCGCCGCGGTCGCCGCGACCCTGCGGCCGCTGCGGGGCACGGTCCTGGTGGACCCGCCGATGAGCGGGCCCGGCCGTGGGCCGTACCCGACCACCCTGGCGGCGTTCCTCGGCCAGCTCGCCGAGGCGCAGCGCGGCACCGACGCGGACGAGGTCGCCCGGGCGTGGCCGAGGTGGCCGCGCCGGGAGCAGGAGCTGCGGGCGCGCTGGCTCTCGAGCTGCGACCCCGAGGCGATCCGGGCCACCCACGAGGGCTTCGAGGCCGAGGACTTCTTCGACACCTGGCCGTCGGTCCCGACCCCGGCGACGCTGCTGTACGGCGCGGACTCCCCCGTCGTCACGGTGGAAGGCGCCGAGGAGGCGGCCAAGACCAATCCCGGTGCGTCGATGACCGAGATCCCCGACGCCGGCCACATGGTGTTCTGGGACAACCCGCCCGCAGCCCTGTCGCTGCTCCGGGAGTGCCTCGGCGCCATGACCTGA